From one Phocaeicola salanitronis DSM 18170 genomic stretch:
- the dtd gene encoding D-aminoacyl-tRNA deacylase, producing the protein MRVVIQRVSHASVTINGTCRSAIKEGFLVLLGIEEADGQEDADWLCKKIVNLRVFDDENGVMNKSILEAGGDIIVVSQFTLMASTKKGNRPSYIRAAKHETAIPLYEYFCNELSIALGKQVGTGEFGADMKVELLNNGPVTICMDTKNKE; encoded by the coding sequence ATGAGAGTAGTAATCCAACGTGTAAGCCATGCATCGGTCACCATCAACGGGACGTGCAGATCGGCTATTAAGGAAGGCTTCCTCGTCCTGCTTGGCATCGAGGAAGCCGACGGACAAGAAGATGCAGACTGGCTATGCAAGAAAATCGTCAACCTGCGTGTATTTGATGACGAGAACGGAGTGATGAACAAATCCATTCTGGAAGCAGGAGGCGATATCATCGTCGTCAGCCAGTTTACCCTGATGGCTTCTACCAAGAAGGGAAACCGTCCTTCGTACATCCGCGCCGCCAAGCACGAAACCGCCATTCCTCTCTACGAATACTTCTGCAACGAACTGAGCATCGCCTTAGGCAAGCAGGTAGGTACCGGCGAATTCGGAGCCGACATGAAAGTAGAATTGCTGAACAACGGTCCCGTCACGATATGTATGGATACGAAGAATAAGGAATAA
- the deoC gene encoding deoxyribose-phosphate aldolase codes for MEDKEHLNQPSKYDMALGKYNTALKDEDIAAKTAHIIEKYAAENDTPEVKKFLFHCIDLTTLKCTDSETSVMKFTERINAFDDEHPDLKNVAAICVYPNMAEIVHDTLEADNVKIACVSGGFPSSQTFTEVKVAETAMALHAGADEIDIVIPVGKFLSGDYEGMCDEIQELKDVCGEKHLKVILETGALGSAENIKKASILAMYSGADFIKTSTGKEKPAATPEAAFVMCQAIKEYFLETGRKVGFKPAGGINTVHDAVVYYTIVKELLGKEWLTNELFRLGTSRLANLLLSDILGEDTKFF; via the coding sequence ATGGAAGACAAAGAGCACCTGAACCAACCCAGCAAGTATGACATGGCATTGGGAAAATACAACACGGCATTAAAAGACGAGGACATCGCGGCAAAGACCGCCCACATTATCGAGAAATACGCGGCGGAAAACGACACGCCCGAAGTAAAGAAGTTCCTCTTCCATTGCATCGACCTCACCACGCTGAAATGTACGGACAGCGAAACCAGCGTCATGAAATTCACCGAACGGATCAATGCCTTCGATGACGAACACCCCGACCTGAAGAACGTAGCAGCTATCTGCGTCTACCCCAACATGGCGGAAATCGTGCACGACACGCTGGAAGCCGACAACGTGAAGATAGCCTGCGTATCGGGAGGCTTTCCTTCCTCGCAGACATTCACCGAAGTGAAAGTAGCGGAAACCGCCATGGCATTGCATGCCGGAGCCGACGAGATAGACATCGTGATTCCGGTAGGCAAATTCCTCAGCGGCGACTATGAAGGCATGTGCGACGAGATACAGGAACTGAAAGACGTGTGTGGTGAAAAGCACCTGAAAGTAATCCTCGAAACGGGCGCATTAGGCTCTGCCGAAAACATCAAGAAAGCCTCCATCCTCGCCATGTATTCAGGAGCCGATTTCATCAAGACTTCCACCGGAAAAGAAAAGCCCGCCGCCACTCCCGAAGCAGCTTTCGTGATGTGCCAGGCAATCAAGGAATACTTCCTGGAGACCGGACGCAAAGTAGGATTCAAGCCTGCCGGAGGCATCAACACAGTACATGATGCAGTGGTATATTATACGATCGTAAAAGAACTGTTGGGCAAGGAATGGCTTACCAACGAACTGTTCCGCCTCGGGACCAGCCGTCTTGCCAACCTGCTTCTTTCCGACATCCTGGGCGAAGACACAAAGTTCTTCTAA
- the mnmG gene encoding tRNA uridine-5-carboxymethylaminomethyl(34) synthesis enzyme MnmG: MDFNYDVIVIGAGHAGCEAAAASANLGSKTCLITMDMNKIAQMSCNPAVGGIAKGQIVREIDALGGYMGIVTDRTAIQFRMLNRSKGPAMWSPRAQCDRAKFIWTWREILENIPNLHIWQDTVEELLVEDGEVKGVVTCWGVTFYARCVILTAGTFLNGLMHIGRKMLAGGRCAEPASYHLTESITRHGITAGRMKTGTPVRIDARSVDFSLMETQDGENDFHSFSFMSEPRHLKQLQCWTCYTNEEVHAVLRSGLADSPLYNGQIQSIGPRYCPSIETKIVTFPDKPQHQLFLEPEGETTRELYLNGFSSSLPMDIQFAALRKIPCFRNVVAYRPGYAIEYDYFDPTQLTHTLESKVIKNLFFAGQVNGTTGYEEAGGQGIIAGINAHQNCTGGEPFVLGRDEAYIGVLIDDLVTKGVDEPYRMFTSRAEYRILLRQDDADMRLTERAYRLGLAKRDRYDMLCRKREMIQHLVEFAKVYSIKTDKINDTLESLGTARLAHGCKLIDLLSRPQITIENIAPHIPAFQAELDKVTDRKEETLEAAEVLIKYQGYIDRERMIADKIHRLESIKIKGRFDYANLNSLSTEARQKLIKIDPETLAQASRIPGISPSDINVLLVLLGR; encoded by the coding sequence ATGGATTTTAACTACGACGTGATTGTAATCGGGGCGGGACATGCCGGATGCGAAGCCGCGGCGGCTTCCGCCAACTTAGGTTCGAAGACCTGCCTCATTACGATGGACATGAACAAGATTGCCCAGATGAGCTGCAACCCTGCCGTGGGCGGAATCGCCAAAGGACAAATCGTAAGGGAGATTGACGCGCTGGGAGGCTATATGGGAATCGTGACCGACCGCACCGCCATCCAGTTCCGGATGCTCAACCGCTCGAAAGGACCTGCCATGTGGAGCCCCCGCGCCCAGTGCGACCGGGCGAAGTTCATCTGGACCTGGCGCGAGATACTGGAAAACATCCCCAACCTGCATATCTGGCAAGACACGGTAGAAGAACTGCTGGTAGAAGACGGAGAAGTAAAAGGAGTGGTCACCTGCTGGGGTGTCACCTTCTACGCACGGTGTGTCATCCTTACCGCAGGCACGTTCCTGAACGGGCTGATGCACATCGGACGCAAGATGCTCGCCGGAGGACGGTGCGCCGAACCGGCTTCGTATCACCTGACCGAATCCATCACCCGGCACGGCATTACCGCCGGACGGATGAAGACAGGTACCCCCGTACGCATCGACGCACGGAGTGTAGACTTCTCGCTCATGGAGACACAAGACGGAGAAAATGATTTCCATAGCTTCTCTTTCATGAGCGAACCGCGCCACCTGAAGCAATTGCAATGCTGGACATGTTATACAAACGAGGAAGTGCACGCCGTATTGCGGAGCGGGCTTGCCGACTCTCCTCTCTACAACGGGCAAATCCAAAGCATCGGTCCGCGCTATTGCCCCAGCATCGAGACCAAAATCGTGACCTTCCCCGACAAGCCGCAACACCAGCTTTTCCTGGAACCCGAAGGCGAAACGACCCGCGAGCTTTACCTGAACGGCTTCTCGTCTTCGCTCCCGATGGACATCCAGTTTGCCGCCCTGCGTAAGATACCATGCTTCCGCAACGTAGTGGCTTACCGCCCGGGCTATGCCATCGAATACGATTATTTCGACCCCACCCAGCTCACGCATACGCTGGAATCGAAGGTCATCAAGAACCTGTTCTTCGCCGGACAAGTGAACGGCACTACCGGATACGAGGAAGCAGGCGGGCAAGGCATCATTGCCGGCATCAACGCACACCAGAACTGCACCGGAGGCGAACCGTTCGTATTGGGAAGGGACGAGGCTTACATCGGCGTGCTGATAGACGACCTCGTGACAAAAGGCGTGGACGAGCCTTACCGCATGTTTACTTCACGCGCCGAATACCGCATCTTGCTCCGTCAGGACGATGCCGACATGCGCCTTACCGAACGGGCTTACCGCCTCGGCCTTGCCAAGCGCGACCGCTACGACATGCTTTGCCGCAAGCGGGAAATGATACAGCATCTGGTAGAGTTTGCCAAGGTCTACTCCATCAAAACCGATAAAATCAACGACACACTGGAGAGTCTGGGCACGGCAAGGCTTGCCCACGGATGCAAGTTAATCGACCTGCTGAGCCGCCCGCAAATCACCATCGAAAACATCGCGCCGCACATCCCCGCCTTCCAAGCTGAACTGGATAAAGTGACCGACCGGAAAGAAGAGACCCTCGAAGCCGCGGAGGTGCTGATAAAATACCAAGGCTACATCGACCGCGAACGGATGATAGCCGACAAGATACACCGGCTGGAAAGCATCAAGATAAAGGGACGGTTCGACTATGCCAACCTGAACTCGCTCTCCACCGAAGCACGTCAGAAGCTTATCAAGATAGATCCCGAGACACTGGCACAGGCAAGCCGCATACCGGGTATCTCGCCCAGCGACATCAACGTGCTCCTTGTCCTGCTGGGCAGGTAA
- the uvrC gene encoding excinuclease ABC subunit UvrC produces the protein MEELKTNEYLRGIVMNLPTSPGIYQYLNAEGTIIYVGKAKNLKRRVYSYFSKDHHSAKTRILVSRIADIRYIVVNTEEDALLLENNLIKKYKPRYNVLLKDDKSYPSICVSNEYFPRVFKTRKIVRDGSTYFGPYTHFPSMQAMLDLIKKLYPLRTCHLALTPENIQAGKFRVCLEYHIKNCKGPCIGAQSHEEYMANIASIKELLKGNTQKVSQGMMQEMMRLADEMRFEEAQLIKEKYELIENYRSKSEVVSSVLHNIDVFSIEDDEQSAYINYLHITNGCINQAFTFEYKKRLEETKEELLEMGIVEMRERYKSQSKEIIVPFELDLEMEDVTFTIPQRGDKKHLLELSILNVKQYKVDRLKQAEKLNPEQRSVRLLKEIQEQLHMEKIPLHIECFDNSNIQGADAVAACVVFKKGRPSKQDYRKYIIKTVVGPDDYASMQEVVRRRYTRILEEQGELPDLILTDGGKGQMEVVRQVIEDELSLHIPIAGLAKDNKHRTSEILFGFPPRNIGLKQGTPLFHLLENIQNEVHRFAITFHRDKRSKSQIASALDGIKGVGKMRKEALLKHFKSVARIKKASLEELAEVVGMSVAQTIKETL, from the coding sequence ATGGAAGAACTGAAGACCAACGAATACTTGCGGGGAATCGTAATGAACCTGCCAACCAGCCCGGGCATCTACCAATACCTGAATGCAGAGGGAACCATCATCTATGTGGGGAAGGCAAAGAACCTGAAGCGCCGTGTCTACTCGTATTTTTCGAAAGACCACCACTCGGCAAAAACCCGTATTCTGGTGAGCAGGATAGCCGACATACGCTACATCGTGGTAAACACGGAAGAAGATGCGCTCCTGCTCGAAAACAACCTTATCAAAAAATACAAGCCCCGCTACAACGTCTTGCTGAAAGATGACAAAAGCTATCCTTCCATTTGCGTGAGCAACGAATACTTTCCGCGTGTGTTCAAGACACGGAAGATTGTGCGCGACGGTTCCACCTACTTCGGACCTTATACCCATTTCCCTTCCATGCAAGCCATGCTCGACCTTATCAAGAAACTGTACCCTCTCCGTACTTGCCACCTGGCTCTCACACCCGAAAACATTCAGGCGGGCAAATTCAGGGTCTGCCTGGAATATCACATCAAGAATTGCAAAGGTCCCTGCATAGGAGCGCAATCGCACGAAGAATATATGGCAAACATTGCATCCATTAAAGAACTGCTAAAGGGAAACACGCAAAAAGTGAGCCAAGGGATGATGCAGGAAATGATGCGGCTTGCCGATGAAATGCGGTTTGAAGAAGCACAGCTCATCAAAGAGAAATACGAGCTGATTGAGAATTACCGGTCGAAAAGCGAAGTGGTAAGTTCGGTGCTGCACAACATCGATGTCTTTTCCATCGAAGACGACGAGCAATCCGCCTACATCAACTATCTGCACATCACCAACGGGTGTATCAACCAAGCCTTCACGTTCGAATACAAAAAGCGGCTGGAGGAAACAAAAGAAGAACTGCTGGAGATGGGCATCGTAGAAATGCGCGAACGCTACAAAAGCCAGTCGAAAGAAATCATCGTGCCGTTTGAGTTAGATTTGGAAATGGAAGACGTAACTTTCACCATTCCCCAGCGGGGCGACAAGAAGCATCTGCTGGAGTTGTCCATCCTCAACGTAAAGCAATACAAAGTAGACCGGCTGAAGCAAGCCGAAAAATTGAATCCCGAACAACGCAGTGTCCGTCTGCTAAAGGAAATTCAGGAACAACTGCACATGGAGAAAATTCCCCTTCACATCGAGTGCTTCGACAATTCCAACATCCAGGGAGCAGATGCCGTAGCGGCTTGCGTGGTATTCAAGAAAGGACGCCCCAGCAAACAGGACTACCGCAAATACATCATCAAGACAGTAGTAGGTCCCGACGATTATGCTTCGATGCAAGAAGTGGTACGCCGCCGCTACACACGCATTCTGGAAGAGCAAGGAGAATTGCCCGACCTGATTCTAACCGATGGCGGCAAAGGACAGATGGAAGTGGTGCGCCAAGTCATCGAAGACGAACTCAGTCTGCATATCCCGATAGCCGGACTTGCCAAAGACAACAAACACCGCACTTCGGAAATTCTCTTCGGCTTTCCACCCAGAAACATCGGACTCAAGCAGGGGACTCCCCTCTTCCACTTATTGGAAAACATACAGAATGAAGTCCACCGCTTTGCCATCACTTTCCATCGCGACAAGCGAAGCAAAAGCCAGATTGCCTCGGCACTGGACGGCATCAAGGGCGTAGGCAAAATGCGTAAGGAAGCGTTGCTGAAACATTTCAAGAGCGTGGCACGCATCAAGAAAGCCTCGCTGGAAGAACTCGCCGAAGTGGTAGGGATGAGCGTGGCGCAAACCATCAAAGAGACTTTGTGA
- a CDS encoding nucleotide pyrophosphohydrolase: protein MTIEEAQKTVDNWIKTYGVRYFSELTNMAVLTEEVGELARIMARTYGDQSFKEGEKHDLGNEMADVLWVLLCLANQTGVNLTEAFRKNLEKKTARDKERHQNNPKLKTT from the coding sequence ATGACAATCGAAGAAGCACAGAAAACAGTCGATAACTGGATAAAGACCTACGGCGTACGCTACTTCAGCGAACTGACCAATATGGCGGTACTGACCGAGGAAGTAGGCGAACTGGCACGCATCATGGCACGCACCTATGGCGACCAGTCGTTCAAGGAAGGCGAGAAACACGACCTGGGCAACGAGATGGCAGACGTACTTTGGGTGCTGCTCTGCCTTGCCAACCAAACGGGCGTAAACCTGACCGAAGCTTTCCGGAAGAACCTGGAAAAGAAAACAGCACGCGATAAAGAAAGACATCAAAACAACCCAAAATTGAAAACGACATGA
- a CDS encoding DUF3791 domain-containing protein: protein MKTDKKDKELDIAYFLSFCIEQYKNKHQMSGEEVATLFERYGVLPYLEDNFEVLHTQSHQWLMDEIEELIDRRKSEAKK from the coding sequence ATGAAAACCGATAAGAAAGACAAAGAACTTGACATAGCCTATTTCTTGTCGTTCTGCATTGAACAGTACAAGAACAAGCATCAAATGAGTGGTGAAGAAGTCGCTACCTTGTTTGAACGATATGGCGTATTGCCTTATTTGGAAGACAATTTTGAGGTGCTTCACACGCAAAGTCATCAATGGCTAATGGATGAGATAGAAGAACTGATAGACAGACGAAAAAGCGAAGCGAAGAAATGA
- a CDS encoding adenine phosphoribosyltransferase produces the protein MNKETLRKNLREIPDFPKPGILFYDVTTLFKNAECLQGLIDELYEMYKDKGITKVVGIESRGFILGGALAARLGAGFIMARKPGKLPAEVIEETYAKEYGTDTIQIHRDAIDENDVVLLHDDLLATGGTMAATHRLVKKCGAKQAYINFVIELKGLNGRKAFPEDVEVTTLLQL, from the coding sequence ATGAACAAAGAAACATTAAGAAAAAATCTAAGAGAAATCCCAGACTTCCCCAAGCCGGGAATCTTGTTCTATGACGTAACCACGCTCTTCAAAAATGCGGAGTGCCTGCAAGGGCTCATCGACGAATTATACGAGATGTACAAGGACAAAGGCATCACCAAAGTAGTAGGCATCGAGTCGAGAGGCTTTATTCTGGGCGGAGCCTTGGCGGCACGGTTAGGCGCCGGCTTCATCATGGCACGCAAGCCGGGCAAGCTTCCCGCCGAAGTCATCGAAGAGACCTACGCCAAAGAATACGGAACCGATACCATCCAAATCCATCGCGATGCCATCGATGAAAACGACGTAGTGCTTCTTCACGATGACCTGCTCGCCACAGGAGGCACCATGGCGGCTACTCATCGGCTGGTTAAGAAATGCGGAGCCAAGCAAGCCTACATCAACTTCGTCATTGAGCTGAAAGGGCTGAACGGGCGTAAGGCATTCCCCGAAGACGTGGAAGTGACTACCCTCTTGCAATTATAA
- a CDS encoding DUF3990 domain-containing protein, with protein sequence MILYHGSIEQVKKPEIRRTNRALDYGSGFYTTTSERQATLWVKRKLGQKSGTGYVNVYELDETYRRANQ encoded by the coding sequence ATGATACTTTATCACGGCAGTATAGAACAGGTGAAGAAGCCTGAAATAAGAAGAACCAACAGGGCGTTAGACTACGGAAGCGGTTTCTATACGACAACTTCAGAAAGGCAGGCTACGCTTTGGGTGAAACGCAAATTGGGACAAAAAAGCGGTACAGGTTACGTCAATGTCTATGAACTGGACGAAACATATCGCAGAGCTAATCAATGA